One genomic segment of Clupea harengus unplaced genomic scaffold, Ch_v2.0.2, whole genome shotgun sequence includes these proteins:
- the LOC122131790 gene encoding kappa-type opioid receptor-like has protein sequence TTECALQFPDPYMYWDTVMKICVFIFGFVAPLLIITVCYTLMVLRLKSVRMLSGSREKDRNLRRITRLVLVVVAVFVVCWTPIHIFILVKALLPGVPETTDVMAAYFFCVALGYTNSSLNPILYAFLDENFKRCFRDFCCPGVGRAAGERSRGVSRVRSTLREHACTGDGHGGGGGQGRPV, from the coding sequence GCACAACAGAGTGTGCCCTGCAGTTCCCCGACCCGTACATGTACTGGGACACAGTGATGAAAATCTGTGTCTTCATCTTTGGCTTTGTGGCACCCCTCTTAATCATCACTGTCTGCTACACGCTGATGGTGTTGCGTCTGAAGAGCGTGCGGATGCTGTCAGGCTCGCGGGAAAAGGACCGCAACCTGCGGCGCATCACGCGCCTTGTGCTGGTAGTGGTGGCCGTGTTCGTGGTCTGCTGGACGCCCATACACATCTTCATCCTTGTCAAGGCGCTCCTGCCTGGAGTGCCTGAGACCACTGATGTCATGGCAGCCTACTTCTTTTGCGTGGCGCTAGGCTACACCAACAGCAGCCTTAACCCCATTCTCTATGCCTTCCTGGATGAGAACTTCAAACGCTGCTTCCGTGACTTCTGTTGCCCAGGTGTTGGGAGGGCAGCGGGGGAGAGATCACGTGGCGTGAGCCGGGTCAGGAGCACTCTGAGGGAGCACGCCTGCACTGGGGATGGCCacggcgggggaggggggcaagGCAGGCCGGTATGA